In Streptomyces sp. NBC_00414, a single window of DNA contains:
- a CDS encoding phage/plasmid primase, P4 family: MTHPLLTSALDYLARGRKILLMSSDKIPLGLCTDCAPYKSHAAHREVCACIKDPYGVCHSFYSATDDPAVLTDWLTGDYADAPCIAQATGTPSDIFVMEIDLKNGGLESLEKLIDEHGPIPETEMHLSQSGGTHYTFPMPEGMDVRNHTGEHAPWPGIDIKGTGGYALLPPSRGEKGQYRVLSSAKPAQAPQWLLDRIAELQQPRKPKGPVRVYDLAEAEEMSEDVRRFVEARLNRIITAEDGTQNNTLLWVGHQLFSLVFAELADEDFIREALADAAYKGGHPDHRAVATIESAFNRAEQNPDSVEDLLGTSGNVYKGCFTRRYSLDLPGNYSRLLAKHGDNFGYMTDRGVFAAYSERTGFWKLGRPSESAKDKSPVQHLVTDVFFNLRETEGDQWPDEPMVPGKDTTWKDVFEGFCKRANANTAAQDSVLKVLNYETPSNANEYISSLSSKEFDAQGDVLPFRNGVLELESGKFRRTRKEDKVTTYLPWDYAGSTDCTNFLEFLKRAQPDPAVRDYLQRRAGYALSASTSEKKFWIDQGIADAGKSTYDLILSEILGPFAYSADKNLFYASGEENPEKKGNLFHKRMVLLDEWDSRQKINSSLIKSIAAGGPDNGRFLYGDPFGFNHTGKVFITTNANVKMDLDSGLITRLVVVPWNVPITPTQKTQQQSLTGGVDFFRWVVARERMGIINWMAEGYRMWRERPLSVDVPESIQETTRAYLDNNPVNAYFFDKWVRTSDPKDKVKCSDFHRMFVESYDGDDRLEWTVKKVTQTIIGLQVEYKKSINFGVNPETGKKEVTSGFTGIKPKEK, translated from the coding sequence ATGACTCACCCATTATTAACCTCAGCTCTTGACTATCTGGCCAGGGGACGAAAAATCCTGCTCATGTCCTCGGACAAGATCCCCTTAGGACTGTGCACCGATTGCGCTCCCTACAAGAGCCACGCTGCACACCGTGAAGTGTGTGCTTGCATTAAAGATCCTTACGGCGTATGCCACTCCTTCTACAGCGCCACCGATGATCCCGCAGTCCTAACCGATTGGTTGACTGGTGATTACGCAGACGCTCCTTGTATCGCTCAGGCCACGGGGACCCCCAGCGACATTTTCGTCATGGAGATTGACCTCAAGAACGGCGGATTGGAGAGCCTAGAGAAGCTGATTGACGAACACGGACCGATCCCCGAAACCGAGATGCACCTGTCCCAGTCGGGCGGCACTCACTACACGTTCCCCATGCCTGAGGGTATGGACGTACGCAACCACACGGGCGAGCACGCACCGTGGCCCGGAATCGATATTAAGGGAACGGGCGGATATGCCCTTCTGCCGCCCTCTCGTGGCGAGAAGGGGCAATACCGCGTCCTGAGTTCTGCGAAGCCGGCACAGGCCCCTCAGTGGCTTCTCGACCGCATCGCGGAGCTACAGCAGCCCCGTAAGCCGAAGGGTCCCGTTAGGGTCTACGACCTTGCCGAGGCTGAGGAGATGTCCGAGGACGTGCGACGCTTCGTCGAAGCGCGTCTGAATCGCATCATCACCGCCGAGGATGGAACACAAAACAACACCCTGTTATGGGTGGGACATCAGCTCTTCTCACTCGTCTTTGCCGAGTTGGCCGATGAAGACTTCATCCGAGAAGCGCTCGCAGATGCCGCGTACAAAGGGGGTCACCCCGACCACCGCGCGGTAGCCACCATCGAGAGTGCGTTCAACCGCGCTGAGCAAAACCCCGATAGTGTGGAAGATTTGTTGGGCACGTCGGGCAACGTCTACAAAGGGTGCTTCACCCGTCGCTACTCGCTTGATCTCCCTGGGAACTACAGCCGATTACTGGCCAAGCACGGAGACAATTTCGGGTACATGACCGACCGCGGAGTGTTCGCCGCGTACTCGGAGCGCACGGGGTTCTGGAAGCTAGGACGCCCGTCCGAAAGCGCTAAGGACAAGTCTCCCGTTCAGCACTTGGTCACGGATGTGTTCTTCAATCTGAGGGAGACCGAGGGCGACCAGTGGCCAGACGAACCGATGGTTCCAGGCAAAGACACCACGTGGAAGGACGTGTTCGAGGGCTTCTGTAAGAGGGCCAATGCCAATACAGCCGCTCAGGACTCCGTCTTGAAGGTGTTGAACTACGAGACACCGAGCAACGCCAACGAATACATCAGCTCGCTCTCGTCCAAGGAGTTCGACGCTCAGGGTGACGTTCTTCCGTTCCGCAATGGCGTGTTGGAGCTGGAGAGCGGAAAATTCCGCAGGACCCGCAAGGAAGACAAGGTGACCACCTACCTTCCGTGGGATTACGCGGGCTCTACTGATTGCACTAACTTCCTAGAATTTTTGAAGCGCGCTCAGCCCGACCCCGCTGTCAGGGATTACCTACAGCGCCGTGCGGGGTATGCCCTGTCTGCCTCCACCTCGGAGAAGAAGTTCTGGATTGACCAGGGTATCGCGGACGCGGGTAAGTCCACGTACGACCTGATCTTGAGTGAGATCCTGGGACCGTTTGCGTACTCCGCTGACAAGAATCTCTTCTATGCCAGTGGCGAGGAGAACCCCGAAAAGAAGGGGAACCTTTTCCACAAGCGCATGGTGCTGCTCGATGAGTGGGATTCACGACAGAAGATCAACTCTTCCTTGATCAAGAGTATCGCTGCGGGCGGACCGGACAACGGACGATTCCTCTACGGGGACCCGTTCGGCTTCAACCACACGGGAAAAGTCTTCATCACCACGAATGCCAACGTGAAGATGGACCTGGACTCAGGACTCATCACTCGCCTTGTGGTGGTCCCGTGGAACGTTCCGATTACTCCGACTCAGAAGACACAGCAGCAGTCCTTAACTGGTGGCGTTGATTTCTTCCGTTGGGTCGTGGCGCGTGAGCGCATGGGCATCATCAATTGGATGGCTGAGGGTTACCGCATGTGGCGTGAACGTCCTCTGTCGGTCGACGTGCCGGAGAGTATTCAGGAGACCACTCGTGCGTATCTCGACAACAACCCTGTGAACGCGTATTTCTTCGACAAATGGGTTCGCACCAGTGACCCCAAGGACAAAGTGAAGTGCTCCGACTTCCACAGGATGTTCGTGGAGTCCTACGACGGGGATGACCGACTTGAGTGGACCGTCAAGAAGGTTACTCAAACCATCATCGGATTACAAGTTGAATATAAGAAGTCCATCAATTTCGGAGTCAATCCGGAGACCGGTAAGAAGGAAGTCACCTCAGGCTTCACCGGAATTAAACCAAAGGAGAAGTGA
- a CDS encoding WhiB family transcriptional regulator codes for MEDNLGDLPSGEAEAREAEVHFNRITATAARATAIVGSDWRDDASCASHPDPELWFPSTGHPLNKRVREAKAICRACPVKLTCLRAACLMRPLGIWGATTHGQRKDHKHDFDALSKLTNI; via the coding sequence ATGGAAGACAACTTAGGCGACTTACCCTCAGGTGAAGCAGAGGCCCGTGAAGCCGAGGTTCATTTCAACAGGATCACGGCAACAGCAGCCCGTGCCACTGCCATTGTCGGTAGCGATTGGAGGGACGATGCGTCTTGCGCGTCGCACCCTGATCCCGAACTGTGGTTTCCGTCGACCGGGCATCCGCTCAACAAGCGTGTGCGTGAGGCAAAGGCGATTTGCCGCGCGTGCCCGGTCAAGCTCACGTGTCTACGGGCGGCATGCCTCATGCGTCCGCTCGGGATTTGGGGAGCGACCACCCACGGCCAACGCAAGGACCACAAGCACGATTTCGACGCTCTGTCCAAACTGACCAACATTTAG
- a CDS encoding DUF397 domain-containing protein has protein sequence MSAISDSTTTEYDWFRSSYSNGDNNCVECANVPGIVPVRDSKRPEGPALIFSAAPWGAFVASVKADATPSV, from the coding sequence ATGTCAGCTATCAGCGACTCCACCACAACTGAGTACGACTGGTTCAGGTCCAGCTACTCAAACGGAGACAACAACTGTGTCGAGTGCGCCAACGTCCCGGGCATAGTTCCCGTCCGTGACAGTAAGAGGCCCGAGGGTCCGGCCCTGATTTTCTCTGCGGCTCCCTGGGGCGCGTTCGTGGCCTCCGTGAAGGCAGACGCCACCCCGAGCGTCTGA
- a CDS encoding helix-turn-helix domain-containing protein, producing MPVNRNPTVRQRRLGRMLKEAREAAGKTLAQTAGVLDCAESKVSRIESAQSGVRSLDLKALFEFYGIDDQTRRARFQDLARNGRERGWWSQYEGSLNSAYSDLIALEWDSSDLYLVETSILPGLLQTPAYTEAVVRMQSPDKSDADVAAQVKVRGQRRQTFARSTPLRMWAVIAEAALKPDLGNGIMREQLESLLAMARETNIQIQVLPSSASINVALYGPFGILAFPEPVETDIVYRDDLMSIVYYEDPSQVEFYTALFRRLNSEALPVEQSLSLIKEHIKEMD from the coding sequence GTGCCAGTCAACCGCAATCCGACCGTGCGGCAACGGCGGCTCGGTCGGATGCTGAAAGAGGCCAGAGAGGCAGCAGGGAAGACCCTTGCTCAAACGGCCGGAGTGCTGGACTGCGCGGAATCAAAGGTCAGCCGGATCGAATCTGCACAGAGTGGCGTCCGATCCCTTGACCTCAAAGCACTTTTCGAGTTCTACGGGATCGATGATCAAACCCGGCGCGCACGGTTCCAAGATCTCGCCCGCAACGGGCGGGAGCGCGGTTGGTGGAGCCAGTACGAGGGTTCGCTGAACTCGGCCTATAGCGACCTAATTGCTCTTGAGTGGGACTCGTCGGATCTGTATCTGGTCGAGACGTCCATTCTTCCGGGGCTTCTGCAAACTCCCGCGTACACGGAAGCGGTCGTGCGGATGCAGAGCCCGGATAAATCAGATGCGGACGTTGCCGCCCAGGTCAAGGTGAGAGGACAGAGGCGACAAACCTTTGCCCGCTCAACTCCGTTGCGTATGTGGGCTGTTATCGCGGAAGCGGCCCTAAAGCCGGACCTGGGTAACGGCATCATGCGGGAACAGCTTGAATCGCTTCTCGCCATGGCGCGAGAGACGAATATCCAAATCCAAGTACTCCCGTCCAGCGCGTCTATCAATGTCGCACTTTACGGACCGTTCGGAATTCTCGCGTTCCCGGAGCCGGTTGAGACCGACATTGTCTATCGGGACGATCTCATGAGCATCGTCTATTACGAGGACCCGAGTCAGGTCGAGTTCTACACGGCGTTGTTCCGTCGGCTCAACTCGGAAGCGCTCCCCGTGGAACAGTCACTCTCTCTCATCAAAGAGCACATCAAGGAAATGGACTGA
- a CDS encoding ATP-binding protein has translation MSGFRTDRMRYPNRSAYVKTARDRVRTVATDWGLAESVVDDLALVVSELVTNAVLHVGPVGSREIGVTLFLNPEYVRVEVRDSGTGLPVVKPLSAGEPDGRGLILVRHLADRWDALPQVVGKIVFAEIDLKSSTPLAGCGVGHV, from the coding sequence ATGAGCGGATTCCGCACAGATCGGATGCGCTACCCGAACCGAAGCGCCTACGTGAAGACGGCACGCGACCGCGTCCGAACCGTCGCCACCGATTGGGGGTTGGCTGAGTCGGTGGTCGACGATCTCGCCCTGGTCGTCTCGGAGCTGGTGACCAACGCCGTGCTGCATGTCGGCCCTGTCGGTAGCCGAGAGATCGGCGTAACGCTCTTCCTGAACCCGGAGTACGTCCGTGTGGAAGTCCGGGACTCGGGGACCGGACTCCCGGTCGTGAAACCCCTGTCAGCAGGGGAACCAGACGGACGCGGTCTGATCCTGGTGCGGCATCTTGCAGACCGCTGGGACGCGCTCCCTCAGGTAGTCGGGAAGATCGTGTTCGCCGAGATCGACCTGAAGTCCTCAACTCCCCTTGCAGGATGCGGAGTTGGCCATGTTTAG
- a CDS encoding recombinase family protein, with translation MTKRALGVIRLSVGNVNQTGEDTQRRKIHNRCVADEIELVDWAVDLDVSASFSPWDRPHLGKWLKEHVDDFDVIYVFKLDRIVRSVRDLSNLLDWCDEHGKSLVSVEEGFDLSKPWGRTIAKILAVLAEAELEMIKERISNSRLAMRIKGRWPGGLVPFGRVAVAAEDGEGYTLELDPKYGPWLLKMIEKFQEIRSFSAVAEWLNDNKVPTSQDIARMRAGAAGSTNTRLSKEKAKPRGSKWTATSVQAVLTNRNLLGEYVRRDGSVERNADGTPILRSVPVLTPEEFEALQEIVATVKYVKGATNTSPLLGVIFCAGCEQPLYFVKASGNKRARFRCQGNKSKGIPACAGQSYPAEQIYKEVAYIFLRQVGTYTIQEKIKLSDDKSAVELAVLEGRLNQLSTEFKTGHLSASEFAAMAAETAQEHEKLANGPKQKATWGWRDTGTTFADWWAQTEGDPQTRRARMLGWRTKIRRGPTGLWYRVGWEMRDEIKGEDAASALSTYVPEPLLREHLRQAA, from the coding sequence GTGACGAAACGAGCGCTAGGTGTCATCCGACTGTCGGTCGGCAACGTCAATCAGACTGGTGAAGACACGCAACGTCGCAAGATCCACAACCGTTGCGTTGCGGACGAGATCGAGTTGGTTGACTGGGCTGTTGACCTGGACGTCTCGGCAAGTTTCAGCCCATGGGACCGTCCGCACCTCGGGAAGTGGCTCAAGGAACACGTCGATGACTTTGATGTGATCTACGTGTTCAAGCTGGACCGCATCGTGCGGTCCGTTCGGGACCTCTCCAATCTCCTGGACTGGTGCGACGAACACGGGAAGTCCCTCGTGTCGGTGGAAGAGGGCTTTGACCTCTCCAAGCCGTGGGGTCGCACCATCGCGAAGATCCTCGCCGTGCTGGCCGAAGCCGAGCTAGAGATGATCAAGGAGCGCATCTCGAACTCTCGGCTTGCGATGCGGATCAAGGGCCGTTGGCCTGGTGGTCTGGTGCCGTTCGGACGCGTCGCCGTAGCTGCTGAGGACGGGGAGGGTTACACGCTCGAACTTGACCCCAAGTACGGTCCATGGCTGCTCAAGATGATCGAGAAGTTCCAGGAGATCCGGTCGTTCTCTGCGGTGGCTGAGTGGCTGAACGACAACAAGGTCCCGACGTCGCAGGACATCGCGCGCATGCGCGCGGGTGCGGCAGGCAGCACAAACACGCGGCTGAGCAAGGAAAAAGCCAAGCCCCGTGGGTCCAAGTGGACAGCCACGTCCGTACAGGCCGTGCTCACGAACCGGAACCTTCTCGGGGAGTACGTCAGGCGAGACGGAAGCGTGGAGCGCAACGCCGACGGGACACCGATCCTGCGGTCCGTGCCGGTGCTCACCCCGGAGGAGTTCGAAGCACTGCAAGAGATCGTCGCGACCGTCAAGTACGTGAAGGGCGCGACCAACACGAGCCCGCTTCTCGGCGTGATCTTCTGTGCTGGTTGCGAGCAACCGCTGTATTTCGTGAAGGCGAGCGGGAACAAGCGCGCTCGCTTCCGCTGCCAGGGGAACAAGTCCAAGGGCATCCCTGCATGCGCCGGACAGTCGTACCCGGCAGAGCAGATCTACAAGGAAGTCGCGTACATCTTCCTGCGGCAGGTGGGGACGTACACCATCCAAGAAAAGATCAAGCTCTCCGATGACAAATCGGCCGTCGAACTGGCCGTGCTGGAAGGGCGCCTCAACCAGCTCAGTACAGAGTTCAAGACAGGCCACCTGTCAGCATCCGAGTTCGCCGCCATGGCTGCGGAGACGGCTCAGGAACACGAGAAGTTGGCCAACGGGCCGAAGCAGAAAGCTACTTGGGGGTGGCGGGACACCGGTACGACGTTCGCGGACTGGTGGGCTCAGACGGAGGGTGATCCCCAGACACGTCGGGCGCGCATGTTGGGGTGGCGCACCAAGATTCGCCGTGGGCCGACCGGTCTTTGGTACCGCGTCGGGTGGGAGATGCGCGACGAGATCAAGGGCGAAGATGCGGCAAGCGCGCTGTCGACGTACGTCCCTGAGCCCTTGCTGAGGGAGCACCTGAGGCAGGCTGCGTAA
- the nudC gene encoding NAD(+) diphosphatase, which produces MTTWTDHTADRPISLTAPSGIDRAAHHRLDEAWLAAAWSHPTTRAFVVSGGQVLIDETSDGTTELVMTPSFEAPLTEAHRYFLGTDDDGVSYFALQKDTLPGRMDQSARAAGLREAGLLLSPRDAGLMVHAVALENWQRLHRFCSRCGERTVIAAAGHIRRCPACGAEHYPRTDPAVIMAVTDNEDRILLGRQVHWPEGRFSTLAGFVEPGESIEQSVRREVFEEAGITVGEVEYIASQPWPFPSSLMLGFMARATSAEINVDGEEIEEARWFSREDLRAAFESGEVLPPYGISIAARLIELWYGKPLPTRGAAV; this is translated from the coding sequence GTGACCACCTGGACCGACCACACCGCCGACCGTCCCATCTCGCTCACCGCCCCGAGCGGCATCGACCGGGCCGCCCACCACCGGCTCGACGAGGCCTGGCTCGCCGCGGCGTGGAGCCACCCCACCACCCGCGCCTTCGTGGTCTCCGGCGGTCAGGTCCTCATCGACGAGACGTCCGACGGCACCACCGAACTCGTCATGACCCCGTCCTTCGAAGCGCCCCTCACCGAGGCACACCGTTACTTCCTGGGCACCGACGACGACGGCGTGAGCTATTTCGCGCTCCAGAAGGACACCCTGCCCGGCCGCATGGACCAGTCCGCGCGCGCGGCGGGTCTGCGCGAGGCGGGCCTGCTCCTGTCACCCCGTGACGCGGGCCTCATGGTGCACGCGGTCGCCCTGGAGAACTGGCAGCGGCTGCACCGCTTCTGCTCCCGCTGCGGTGAACGCACCGTGATCGCCGCGGCCGGCCACATCCGCCGCTGCCCCGCCTGCGGCGCCGAGCACTACCCCCGTACCGACCCCGCCGTGATCATGGCCGTGACGGACAACGAGGACCGCATCCTGCTCGGCCGTCAGGTGCACTGGCCCGAGGGCCGCTTCTCCACCCTCGCCGGCTTCGTCGAGCCCGGGGAGTCCATCGAGCAGTCGGTGCGCCGCGAGGTCTTCGAAGAGGCCGGCATCACCGTCGGCGAGGTCGAGTACATCGCCAGCCAGCCCTGGCCGTTCCCCTCCAGCCTCATGCTGGGCTTCATGGCCCGGGCGACCTCGGCGGAGATCAACGTCGACGGCGAGGAGATCGAGGAAGCACGCTGGTTCTCCCGCGAAGACCTGCGGGCCGCCTTCGAGTCCGGGGAGGTCCTGCCTCCGTACGGCATCTCGATTGCGGCCCGTCTGATCGAGCTCTGGTACGGCAAGCCCCTGCCGACGCGCGGAGCGGCCGTCTGA
- a CDS encoding dipeptidase: MSKTPDSAVRAYIEQHRAAFLDDLAEWLRIPSVSAQPEHAADVRRSADWLAAKLQETGFPTCEVWATPGAPAVFAEWPSDDPQAPTVLVYGHHDVQPAAREDGWDTDPFEPVVRGNRLHARGAADDKGQVFFHTLGVRAHLAATGRTAPAVHLKLLIEGEEESGSPHFRALVEARKGRLTADAVIVSDTGMWSEDTPTVCTGMRGLAECEIRLHGPDQDIHSGSFGGAVPNPATAVARLVAALHDEHARVAIPGFYEGVTELTDRERELFAELPFDEERWLRTARSTATHGESGHTTLERVWARPTAEVNGIGGGYQGPGNKTIVPSSAMVKLSFRLVAGQDPDHIEKAVRSWAAEQLPAGIRHEITFGAATRPCLTPLDHPALQSVVRAMGRAFEKEILFTREGGSGPAADLQDVLAAPVLFLGISVPSDGWHAPNEKVELDLLLKGVETSAHLWGDLARNWRDAH, from the coding sequence ATGAGCAAGACTCCGGACAGCGCCGTCCGCGCGTACATCGAGCAGCACCGCGCAGCCTTTCTCGACGACCTCGCCGAATGGCTGCGCATCCCGTCCGTCTCGGCCCAGCCCGAGCACGCCGCGGACGTACGGCGCAGCGCCGACTGGCTTGCCGCGAAACTGCAGGAGACGGGCTTCCCGACCTGCGAGGTCTGGGCGACTCCCGGCGCACCCGCAGTCTTCGCCGAGTGGCCCTCCGACGATCCGCAGGCACCCACGGTCCTCGTCTACGGCCACCACGACGTGCAGCCCGCCGCCCGCGAGGACGGCTGGGACACCGACCCCTTCGAGCCCGTCGTCCGCGGAAACCGCCTCCACGCGCGCGGGGCGGCCGACGACAAGGGCCAGGTGTTCTTCCACACACTCGGCGTCCGCGCCCACCTCGCCGCCACGGGCCGCACCGCTCCCGCGGTCCACCTCAAGCTGCTGATCGAGGGCGAGGAGGAGTCCGGTTCCCCGCACTTCCGTGCTCTCGTAGAAGCCCGCAAGGGCCGCCTGACCGCCGACGCGGTGATCGTCTCCGACACCGGCATGTGGTCCGAGGACACCCCCACGGTCTGCACCGGCATGCGCGGCCTCGCCGAGTGCGAGATCCGGCTGCACGGGCCCGACCAGGACATCCACTCCGGCTCCTTCGGCGGCGCCGTGCCCAATCCGGCCACCGCCGTCGCCCGCCTCGTCGCCGCCCTGCACGACGAGCACGCGCGCGTGGCGATCCCCGGGTTCTACGAAGGCGTCACCGAGCTAACCGACCGCGAGCGGGAACTCTTCGCCGAGCTGCCCTTCGACGAGGAGCGCTGGCTGCGCACCGCCCGGTCCACGGCCACCCACGGAGAGAGCGGCCACACCACCCTGGAGCGCGTCTGGGCCCGCCCGACCGCAGAGGTCAACGGCATCGGCGGCGGCTACCAGGGCCCCGGGAACAAGACGATCGTCCCGTCCTCCGCGATGGTCAAACTCTCCTTCCGGCTCGTCGCCGGACAGGACCCCGACCACATCGAGAAGGCCGTCCGCAGCTGGGCCGCCGAGCAACTGCCCGCCGGGATCCGTCACGAGATCACCTTCGGCGCCGCCACGCGCCCGTGCCTCACACCGCTCGACCACCCCGCCCTGCAGTCCGTCGTACGCGCCATGGGCCGCGCCTTCGAGAAGGAGATCCTCTTCACCCGCGAAGGGGGATCGGGGCCCGCGGCGGACCTCCAGGACGTCCTCGCCGCCCCGGTGCTGTTCCTCGGCATCTCGGTCCCGTCCGACGGCTGGCACGCCCCCAACGAGAAGGTCGAACTGGACCTCCTCCTCAAAGGCGTCGAGACCTCCGCCCACCTGTGGGGCGATCTGGCCCGGAACTGGCGAGATGCACACTGA